From a region of the bacterium genome:
- a CDS encoding GIY-YIG nuclease family protein, producing MIKGLKAEDLKNHAALEQWFLYILECADGTLYTGITNDLERRFEQHNLGKGAKYTRTRRPVTLKYQETLNNRSEALIREYQIKQYPTQKKRNLINNID from the coding sequence ATGATTAAAGGCTTAAAAGCCGAAGATCTCAAGAACCATGCAGCTCTTGAGCAATGGTTTTTGTATATCTTGGAATGTGCGGATGGCACCTTGTATACTGGCATCACCAACGATTTAGAACGCCGCTTTGAACAACATAATTTGGGTAAAGGCGCTAAATACACACGGACACGCAGGCCTGTTACCCTTAAATATCAAGAGACTCTCAATAATCGCTCGGAAGCACTCATTCGGGAATATCAAATTAAGCAATATCCCACTCAAAAAAAACGTAATTTAATCAATAACATAGACTGA
- a CDS encoding acyltransferase family protein: MAEKTKTKTFTKEDEPSNVHVLPVENKTKPKANEEFVDFKTLASRLEDRISHIETTFKETLEALETDLEQSVKKSKVRRHDKDVQKDLNTLYELLDQRVKKAITYLKDNEAKSTAEKSQLEMVKELTSRAIKVLSVDFYKDVINRLGFADDEEEVDPFGMDRHLVERIKPVFDFLYYKYWRVHTTGIDNIPDEGRALIVANHSGTVPYDGAMIKAAILNEHKARKDARFLVENFVYHMPMMGSLMYRIGGVRACPENAQYLLNSGHLVVVFPEGVKGIGKFYKQRYNLQRFGRGGFIKLCMNTKSPLVPVGIVGAEEIHPIIFKSNVLAKMIGLPYIPITPSFPLLGPLGLIPLPTKWSIHFGKPMSFDKYDDSALRDELLIHKLSEKVRSEIQNIIKDLLQKRRSVFLG, translated from the coding sequence ATGGCCGAAAAAACAAAAACCAAAACATTCACTAAAGAAGACGAACCGTCTAATGTTCATGTCTTGCCAGTTGAAAATAAAACTAAACCCAAGGCCAATGAAGAGTTTGTAGATTTTAAAACCTTAGCCTCTCGCCTGGAAGATCGCATTTCTCACATTGAAACTACTTTTAAAGAAACACTTGAAGCCTTAGAAACCGATTTGGAACAATCGGTAAAAAAGTCTAAGGTACGCCGCCACGATAAAGATGTACAAAAAGATCTCAATACCCTTTACGAATTGCTCGATCAACGGGTTAAAAAGGCCATTACTTATCTTAAAGACAACGAAGCCAAAAGCACTGCCGAAAAAAGCCAGCTAGAAATGGTTAAAGAGCTCACTAGTCGGGCCATTAAAGTGTTGTCGGTTGATTTTTACAAAGATGTTATCAATCGCTTAGGTTTTGCCGACGACGAGGAAGAAGTAGATCCTTTTGGCATGGATAGGCATTTGGTAGAGCGCATTAAGCCTGTTTTTGACTTTTTATATTACAAGTACTGGCGAGTACACACTACCGGTATTGATAACATTCCCGATGAAGGCCGAGCCCTTATTGTAGCCAATCACTCGGGAACAGTTCCTTATGATGGAGCCATGATTAAAGCGGCTATTTTAAACGAACATAAAGCCCGCAAAGACGCCCGTTTTTTAGTGGAAAACTTTGTATACCACATGCCCATGATGGGCAGCCTGATGTACCGTATTGGAGGTGTGCGTGCCTGCCCAGAAAATGCTCAATACTTATTAAATTCTGGTCACTTAGTGGTTGTTTTTCCAGAAGGCGTAAAGGGTATTGGTAAGTTTTATAAGCAGCGCTACAATTTACAACGCTTTGGACGCGGTGGTTTTATTAAGTTATGCATGAACACTAAATCGCCCCTAGTGCCAGTAGGTATTGTGGGGGCCGAAGAAATTCACCCCATTATTTTTAAGTCTAACGTTCTGGCTAAAATGATTGGGCTCCCTTATATTCCCATCACTCCTTCTTTTCCTTTACTGGGTCCCTTGGGGTTAATACCGCTTCCCACTAAATGGTCTATCCATTTTGGAAAGCCCATGTCGTTTGATAAGTATGATGACAGCGCTTTACGCGATGAACTTTTAATTCATAAACTTTCCGAAAAAGTACGTTCCGAAATTCAGAACATAATTAAGGATTTGTTGCAAAAACGCCGCTCGGTGTTTTTAGGATAA
- a CDS encoding nucleotidyl transferase AbiEii/AbiGii toxin family protein, whose protein sequence is MNIIHFLKQMIEVLEQERLQYAVAGGLVASVYRKEERTTRDLDFLIISESSSQQKAEELIKAQALNPHIIRKADLEGGPLFAIKRKNTEPYMVVGKDSSKPGAIGLDFILPSMPWFKEALERSSLNLIDFGWNKKIPCITVEDIIISKFYSYKNDPRRYKDLDDLQSIFEAKHVLDCIYIQNQMRKMSLIAPKALKGIAPKELFLTIRK, encoded by the coding sequence ATGAACATCATTCATTTTTTAAAACAGATGATTGAAGTGCTCGAGCAAGAAAGACTGCAATATGCTGTGGCGGGCGGCTTAGTTGCTTCTGTCTACCGCAAAGAAGAACGCACTACACGCGACCTTGATTTTTTAATTATTTCAGAATCCTCCTCTCAGCAAAAAGCTGAAGAACTTATTAAGGCTCAGGCTCTTAACCCTCATATTATACGAAAAGCCGATTTAGAAGGAGGCCCTCTTTTTGCGATTAAAAGGAAAAATACCGAACCCTATATGGTCGTCGGAAAAGATAGTAGTAAGCCTGGGGCGATCGGTCTCGATTTTATTTTACCTTCCATGCCATGGTTTAAAGAAGCCTTGGAAAGATCGAGCCTTAACTTGATTGATTTTGGATGGAATAAAAAAATACCGTGCATTACCGTGGAAGATATTATTATTTCCAAGTTCTATTCTTACAAAAATGACCCTCGACGTTACAAAGACTTGGATGATTTGCAATCTATTTTTGAAGCAAAGCATGTGCTTGACTGTATTTATATTCAAAACCAAATGAGAAAAATGTCGCTCATAGCTCCAAAAGCTTTAAAAGGAATTGCTCCTAAAGAATTATTTTTGACAATAAGAAAGTAA
- a CDS encoding NAD-dependent epimerase/dehydratase family protein encodes MPKTKVLKDKSIVITGTSSFKGMRVLKALEEDPRYTRIVALDKKKPSIPLKKTVYYKFDLTETLADVQLAEILKKEKCDTLVHCAVPITPPKNESYAHELISIGTMYITNACAEAKVRKIILSSTTDVYGANPDNPNFLHEDLHTPNGRGLSRYLVDKIEAENTILKYGKRHPGSIVTILRPCSILGPTIESYKTRFFKRFFITSMMGFDPLFQFLHEDDMVRAFLLAIEKDANGVFNIVGDGVLPLSRVIKILGKIKVPLPQIGFKSMVQILWFLDMAPAPASHVNFLRYLCIADGSKAKKELGFVPRFSTKEALLSFIGAERLREVNLIQATP; translated from the coding sequence ATGCCCAAAACTAAGGTTTTAAAAGATAAAAGTATTGTTATCACAGGCACCTCTAGCTTTAAGGGGATGCGTGTATTAAAAGCCTTAGAAGAAGATCCACGTTATACTCGTATTGTGGCACTGGACAAAAAGAAACCGTCGATCCCACTCAAAAAAACCGTTTATTATAAATTTGATTTAACCGAAACCTTGGCCGATGTTCAGTTAGCTGAAATTTTGAAAAAAGAAAAATGCGATACTTTAGTGCACTGTGCAGTTCCCATTACCCCTCCAAAAAACGAATCGTATGCGCATGAGCTTATTTCTATTGGCACCATGTACATCACCAATGCCTGTGCCGAAGCCAAAGTACGTAAAATTATTTTATCGTCTACTACCGATGTTTATGGCGCTAACCCGGATAATCCCAATTTTTTACATGAAGACCTACATACTCCAAATGGTCGCGGCCTAAGCCGTTATTTGGTAGATAAAATTGAAGCTGAAAATACCATTTTAAAGTACGGCAAACGTCATCCTGGTTCTATTGTCACTATTTTACGCCCCTGTTCTATATTAGGACCCACTATTGAAAGCTACAAAACCCGTTTTTTTAAACGTTTTTTTATCACCAGCATGATGGGCTTTGACCCCCTCTTTCAATTTTTGCACGAGGACGACATGGTACGTGCTTTTTTACTAGCTATTGAAAAGGATGCTAACGGTGTTTTTAATATTGTGGGTGATGGCGTTTTGCCTTTATCACGCGTGATTAAAATTTTGGGCAAAATAAAAGTACCTCTCCCACAAATTGGTTTTAAAAGTATGGTTCAAATTTTATGGTTTTTAGATATGGCGCCTGCACCTGCCTCGCACGTTAATTTTTTACGTTATTTATGCATTGCCGATGGCAGTAAAGCCAAAAAAGAATTGGGTTTTGTGCCCCGTTTTTCTACTAAAGAAGCCTTATTAAGCTTTATTGGGGCCGAACGCCTGCGTGAGGTTAATTTAATTCAAGCAACTCCCTAA
- a CDS encoding cobalamin B12-binding domain-containing protein → MQKKLRILIGKPGLDGHDRGAKIIARTLRDAGYEVIYSGLHQTPEMIVNTAIQEDVDAIGLSILSGAHNYLFPAVIKLLKANKAEDVVVFGGGIIPEDEIAGLKKEGVAEIFTPGADTRDIVKWIESNVQPRI, encoded by the coding sequence ATGCAAAAGAAACTCCGCATCTTAATTGGTAAACCCGGCTTAGACGGCCACGATCGTGGCGCTAAAATTATTGCACGTACCCTGCGTGATGCTGGTTACGAGGTAATATATTCAGGTTTACACCAAACTCCTGAGATGATTGTGAACACGGCTATCCAAGAAGATGTGGATGCGATTGGGCTTTCTATTTTATCTGGCGCTCACAACTATCTTTTCCCTGCCGTAATTAAGCTTTTAAAGGCTAATAAAGCTGAAGATGTGGTGGTATTTGGTGGCGGTATTATCCCCGAAGACGAAATTGCTGGCCTTAAAAAAGAGGGCGTAGCCGAGATTTTTACTCCCGGCGCCGACACCCGTGATATCGTCAAATGGATTGAGTCTAACGTCCAGCCGCGTATATAG
- the lipB gene encoding lipoyl(octanoyl) transferase LipB has protein sequence MDTRINAPIQAQILGTIAYNDAMSVMKTLYDKRHAGEISDTLLVLEHPPVITSGRQQSDHDLKLSIDELKNKKIDFVHSDRGGKLTCHEPGQLVVYFIFNLHERKWSVEKLVWMAEEGLKRALSKMGIEVERDKEHPGLWVEHNKKIAALGFHISRGITTHGIALNVNNTLNTFLYIIPCGIEGRSVTTISKELNKTVGLKETVDVLLESFEEAFGNTIILKTPSGVFATNP, from the coding sequence ATGGATACCCGAATTAACGCACCCATTCAAGCGCAAATACTAGGAACAATTGCTTATAACGATGCTATGAGCGTGATGAAAACCCTGTACGATAAACGTCATGCTGGTGAAATTTCCGATACGCTTTTAGTGCTCGAACATCCACCCGTCATTACTTCGGGTCGGCAACAATCCGATCACGATCTCAAACTTTCTATAGATGAATTAAAGAACAAAAAAATAGATTTTGTTCATTCCGATCGTGGAGGTAAGCTTACCTGTCATGAACCTGGTCAGTTGGTTGTGTACTTTATTTTTAATCTCCATGAACGTAAATGGTCCGTTGAAAAACTAGTATGGATGGCCGAAGAGGGTTTAAAGCGAGCGCTTTCTAAAATGGGGATTGAAGTGGAGCGTGATAAAGAGCATCCCGGCCTATGGGTAGAGCATAATAAAAAAATTGCAGCACTTGGTTTTCATATTTCACGGGGCATTACAACACATGGAATAGCCTTAAATGTGAACAATACTCTCAATACTTTTCTGTACATAATTCCGTGCGGAATTGAAGGTCGTAGTGTTACAACTATTTCAAAAGAATTAAATAAAACAGTAGGTTTAAAAGAAACAGTTGATGTTTTGCTGGAATCTTTTGAAGAAGCTTTTGGAAATACAATTATCCTAAAAACACCGAGCGGCGTTTTTGCAACAAATCCTTAA
- a CDS encoding enoyl-CoA hydratase/isomerase family protein: MSQDIIIYQEIGHVALVTFNQPDKLNALDDAMGDAFQKILARVEANKDIRVMVITGAGRAFSSGGNLDMLEDRVKRTPETNKRELMAFYQLFLDMRKIRVPVIAAINGPAVGAGFCMTLASDLRYAAKGAKLGANFSKLGLAPGMGGTYLVTRLAGPVNAAEILMLGELFTAERALDMGLINGVFDPDQLLAEVQKIAEKLAANAPISVAAIKKGIQRAQHETLEELFEYDSSMQAQCFTTEDIKEGILAIREKRAPWFKGK; this comes from the coding sequence ATGTCACAAGATATTATTATTTATCAAGAAATAGGCCATGTAGCACTTGTTACGTTCAATCAGCCCGATAAGCTCAATGCGTTAGATGATGCCATGGGCGATGCTTTTCAAAAGATTTTAGCCAGAGTGGAAGCCAACAAAGATATACGGGTAATGGTGATTACCGGAGCCGGCCGTGCCTTTTCGAGCGGTGGTAATTTGGATATGCTTGAAGACCGGGTTAAACGTACACCTGAGACCAACAAGCGCGAGCTTATGGCCTTTTATCAGCTCTTTTTGGATATGCGTAAAATTCGCGTTCCCGTGATTGCAGCTATCAATGGCCCTGCAGTGGGGGCTGGTTTTTGTATGACCTTAGCCAGTGATCTTCGTTATGCTGCCAAAGGGGCCAAATTGGGTGCTAACTTTTCTAAATTAGGCCTAGCTCCCGGTATGGGAGGTACTTATTTGGTGACCCGCTTAGCAGGCCCTGTGAATGCTGCAGAAATTTTGATGTTAGGCGAACTCTTTACGGCCGAACGCGCTTTAGATATGGGGCTCATCAATGGTGTTTTTGACCCCGATCAATTGCTGGCCGAAGTGCAAAAAATAGCCGAAAAACTGGCCGCTAACGCCCCGATTTCTGTTGCTGCCATTAAAAAAGGTATTCAAAGGGCTCAGCATGAAACTTTGGAAGAGCTTTTTGAATACGATTCCAGCATGCAGGCCCAATGTTTTACAACCGAAGATATTAAAGAAGGAATTTTGGCTATTCGTGAAAAAAGAGCCCCATGGTTTAAAGGAAAATAG